The Vulpes vulpes isolate BD-2025 chromosome 1, VulVul3, whole genome shotgun sequence genome contains the following window.
CCGGGTGGCCCCAGCCCAGCCTGACCCCGTGGGACCAGGGCAGCTCCTGAGCCGGGTTCCTCATCCCTGGTCACCCAGGACAAGCAGGAGGACGTGCTGAAAACAAATCTTGAGGGGAACTTGACCCTGGAGGGGGTTCAGCGGGGCCAGAGCGGGACCTACGGCTGCAGGGTGGAGGACTACGATGCTGCTGATGATGCGGAGCTCTCCAAAACCCTGGAGCTGCGCGTGGCCTGTGAGCGTCCCGGGAGAACGGGCAGGGGGGCCCTGGCACCAGCGGCCCCCTTGCCCTCACCCCCGCAGCCCTGCCGCCAaccctttctctccatttctgtgGTCCTTCCTGGTCCAGATGGCCCCTCCGCCCCCAGGTGCCTGCTCCCGCCCTCTCCAGTCTCCCACACAAGGCAGCCAGAGAGCTCATTCCAAAGCACAAACCTGGCCTCCCCTGCTCTGAACCTGCCATGGCTCCCCAGCGCCCTGGGGAAAAAGGCCACATGATCCACCCCGGCCTTCAAGACCCACCTGGCTGGCTTCACCTCTGGCTGACTCTCCTCCCCACCAAGACCTTCTCCTCATCCCAGCCAAGCTCCTCTCATTCCTAGGTTAACTCCCTTGCTTTCTATCATCCACTTTTAGCCAGTCTCCAGGGTCTGGGCCTTCTAGAAAACCTTTCCAGTCTGCTTGCCCCCGAGCCCCACGCAAAGGCTGTTCCTCCTTGGCACTCCTTCTGCCTGCTTTCCTGGAGCTAGACCCTGTGGCTGGTGCTGGGGAGGCATCTTGAATTAGGCGGCCCAGCCCCCACCTTCACAGAGTCCAGTAGGGGAGACAGGAGGATTTGAGTGGTGATGGAGCATCTATAGGGCCTATCCCAGACTGATGGGATTGGCGAGTAGAGCGGGGACTATTTTAGATCGGAGGATGTCTCATCCATCCCGGGAAGCCAATTCTGATTCTGAGATCTGTAGGCAGGAAGTTTGGGGGAAGGGCCTTGAGATCATCTACGGAggctgggaaggggaaggaggtaggattgggcagaggcagaagacaGGGCACTGAGATGCTGGGATGGCCTCTCCTATTCGTCCCCAGTTGGGACAAGGGGCTGGGCTTTATGCCCCACATCCACCAGTCATTGCATGTGGGCTGCCTGAGAAAGGGGACATGACCTTGAGCGAGGGGCTCTCTGCAGCTGAGGCAGTTCCCAGAGAGGGCTGACAGCTGAGGGCTGACAGCTGACATCCTTCTCAACAGCTGGGGGAATAGATCCTTTAGTCCTGGAGGGGAAATATGAGTGTCCAcaatgggggtggggcagagaggccCCTCTGAGAAGGGGCCATTTGGATAGGACACCaaagaatggaatcagaaatacgaAGAGCCTGAAGAGGAGCTTCGAGGAAGAGGGatcagcaagtgcaaaggccctgaggcagaaccCAGCATGGCATACTGGAGAAACATGGCAAGAGAGTAGGGTAGCTGGAGCTTGGGATAAAAGGTTGGGGGATGAGAGGTGAGTTTGAGGAGGTAGGCAGAGGTCAGACCAGACAGGATCCTCTAGGCTCCGTCAAGGACTCTGGCCTCTGGGCCAAGGGTATTAGGGAACCCCTGTGAGATTTTGCACAAGGGCAGAACTGACCAGGGTGTGTTTTGAAAAGATCCCTTTGGCAGCtcggaggtggggcggggggataGACTGGAGGGGTCGAGAACCCTGGCCAGCAGGGAGACCAGTGGGGAGGTGGCTGCAGGGGTCAAGGCAGTTGGTCCTGGAGGTCAGAGACGGAGAGAAGTGGGACGGTCTGGTTCGGAGGCAGAGCAGACAAAGCTGGATGAAAGGCTGGGTAGTGGGGTTTGGGTGGTAAGTCAGTGAAGGAACACCGCACCCCTCCCGGGCCCTGTGGGCCCAGACAGCCGCCCTGGAGGAACATGGTTGAGCGGGCTATGCGTTTTGAGTTAGATTTGGGCTCAAGACTTGGCTGGGATGGGAGCATGGAAAGTTCTTGGGGGCGGGGAGAACGAGGAGGAACACTGACATGCTCTGCTTACGGTTGTGCATTCACGTCTGCACCCCAACAGCCCTGGAGAGCCCCTAACCACATGGGTGAGGGTCCAGGGAAGGTGACAGTCTGTACCCCTCTCCAGACCTGGACCCCCTCGAGCTCAGCACCGGGGAGGAGCTTTCCTTACACCTGGGCAACAGCACAGCCGTGAACTGCTCCGTGCAAGgtctgcccacccctgccctgcgctGGACCAAGGTGAGAAGAAAAGgggtccccagcccctggaactggctcccttccctccaccccaccctcacacccgccccgcctcgccctcctctccctgccaggACTCCGTCCCGCTGGGGACCGGCCCCACACTCTCGCTGAGCTCCATCACCTTCGACTCTGCGGGCACCTACATCTGTGAGGCCTCCATGCCCACCGTCCCCCTCCTCAGCCGCACCCAGAGCTTCAGGCTGCTGGTCCAAGGTTCGGGCTGGGGCAGGTCTGGATGGGGACAGTGGGGTGGGGCGCCGGGACAAAAGGCTGGCCCCTCCGCCTGCtattcctctttccctccccctgcttccccttctccgatgtacctcctcctcttccttccccaccaCCTTCAGGGCCACCTCAATTGAGGGCAGAAGAGACTCAGCCCAAGACAGAGGGCAGCTGGATGGAAGGAGAAGAAGTCAGGCTGGTCTGCTCTGCCCGCGGTTACCCGGAGCCCAAACTCAGTTGGAACCAATTGGGCGGCAGTGTAAGGGACAGTCCTCTTCACCCTGAGCCCTGTGGgacccagccccctccccaaagCCTCTTAGGGGACCCTGCCCCCTCACTGATCTGAGAATTGTGCCCCTCCGCCTCCTGGGGGACTGGGTGCCTTCACCTCAGCCCTCACCCCAGCCCGTGATCCCATGGGCGGGGGCTAACCCGAGCCTCCACAGCCAGCAGAGCCGGCCCTCCAAGGACAGGGCTGGGTGAGCAGCTCCCTGACCCTGAAAGTGACCAGTGCCCTGAGCCGAGACGGTGTTTCCTGCGAGGCCTCCAACCCCCACGGAAAGAAGCAGCACGTCTTCCACTTCGGCTCTGGTGAGGAGCTGCAGGGCTGGGAGAGGAGCCTGGTGTGGAGCAGATGGGGCGCTGCTGGCTGACCACTCCTCCTCCATCCTGTCCCTCCATCCTGTCCCTGCAGTGACCCCCCAGACCGCCCAGGCCGGAGTGGCTGTCATGGCCGTGGCCGTCAGCGTGGGCCTCCTGCTCCTCGTGGTTGCTGCCTTCTATTGCATGAGACGCAAGGGTCGCCCTGGCTGCTGCCGGCGGGGGGAGAAGGGGACTCCGTGAGTGGCCTGCAACCTTGAAATTGACCTCCATACgcccctccacccctacccccaactCTGACTTCACCTCCAACCTCAACCCTAAGCCCAGCCCATGACCAACCCCAACTGCTTCCTgtccccaaccccaaacccagaCACATCCCCAGCCCCAAGCCCAACCCCGACTGCATCCCATCCTCAGCCCCAAACCCAAATACATCCCAGCCCCAACCCCATCGCCTAATGAAATGCAGTCCCATCTCCAACCTCAAACCTGATCCATGGCCACCCTCATCCCCAACCACCCCACCCAGCCCATAACCATCCCCAGACCCCATCCCCAGGCCCATCTGCACCCCATCTGCAGTTCCGGTCTCCTCTATAACCCCAATCTCATCCTCGTCCCCAACCCCAACTCAAGTTTATAGCCCGCTTCAGACCTGTCTGCATCTAACCTCTCCAACCCTGACCATATCTCAATCCTCAACACCAATCCCAAACACACCCCTAAGCTCATCCTGAACCCCGGTGTCTCCCTTAACTGCAaccccagccccaggacccctCCATCCCCAGCTCATTCCCATTCCCAACTCCAGTCCCGTTGTCTCCATCTAACCTCTCCCAGCCTGATCACGTggccaccctcccctcctccacccactaTCCCTGGAGCTGACCCCCAACTAAGTCCCCATCTCCAACTCCCACAGCATCCAACCCACCCATCCCTCACCCCATGCCATCACCACTCCCACCACATCCCCCAAGGCCATCCTCATCCCAAACAACCCCATCCCCAGTCCCTTCCCCAGGCATGACTTCCTTCAACATACTGCTTCCCCTCCCTAGGCCAGCTGGGGAGCCagagctgagccactcagggtcAGAGCGGCCTGAGCAGACGGGCCTTCTCATGGGAGGTCCCTCTGGAGGAGCCAGGCATGGCAGCGGGGGCTTTGGAGATGAGGTGGGTAAGGGCCCTGTCACCCCTTGGTGGtgggactggggggtgggggcgggaaaGCCTCTGGGGGCACAGCCACAGACTGACCTCTCCATCTTCTCCCAGTGCTGAGCCTGAGGACCTCCAAGAGGCTCTACTGGACCTGACATCAAAGAATCAGCATCAGATAACCAGCCCTGTTCACACGGCTGCCGCCCccaccttccctcttccctctgggccctcccttcccttccttcctctgcagGCTTGGGCAGGGACCTAGAGCAGCCACTgctgcggggagggagggagggagggtgggtaGGAGGGGACCTTCCTCCAGGGAATGTAACTCTCAGGCCCCAGAATAGCTCCTGGACccaagcccagggcctggcccggGACAGGACGAGGCTCCGAGGCTCCAAGGCTCTGAGGGTCGGCGGGCCAGGGCGATTTTTTACCTCCTGCCTGCATTGCTGGTCCCCTGCCCCACCTGACGTCCTATTGCATAGTCTGACACTGGATcctcatccctgcccccacctccaccccatcaTCTGTGGACACTGGAGTCTAGAATAAAAGCTGTCTGTCACATCACACCATGCTGTGGCCAGAGCCGCCTCCAGAGGATGAGAGAAGGGGGTGCAGGTGATGCTCCCATCCCCCCTGCAAGACCTGGGAGAAGTCTGATGtcatagagaaataaataagagagagcagagagagactcAGCTGGCCAAGGGTGGAAGAGAGAGGTGCCAAGGTCCAGAGGGTGGTGAGAACCAGtgcgggctggggtgggggtgggggtgctgttCCCTTAAGTAAAATTCTCAGCCTCTCTTGCAGAGCCCAAGAGGGAATTGAAGCTGCAGGCCAGAAGGAAAGCTTTCTGTGAGCTGCGGAGTGGATGGAATTAGGGATGGAGCCGCTCCCTCTGAGAAAAGCTTGGTGCCTGCCACTGACGATTCCCTAGGGAAGGAGGGGTGGCTTGGAGGAACCCGCAAAAGGGTTTCCGGGGTGGAAAAGCGAGACAGTAGAAACAGTGAGGCCAGTTAGAGAGACTTACTGAGGTCAAGGAAGAGCGACTTGAGACAGGGATGGAAAGATGAGGAGATGGGGGGATGGACTGCAGAAGCTCAGAGATGAGAGAGCCCTAGAGTCAGATACAGATTTGGGGAGAGTGAGGCAGGGACAGAGAAATTGGGACAAAGAGAAACACAACTGGGACTCAAAGATCATTACAGtcagcaagggaaagaaaaaaggttgAAAGGAGCAGCTGAGAAGCAGGGGgaaggtggtgggaggggaggcatgtgtgaccttggccaaatgGTGGCCACCTCCCTGAGCCCAACCACCCTTGGGCAGCGAAGGGCTGCGTAAGGCACACGTGCACCTGGAGGTCTCTGCTCATTCCTCGGGTCTCTGGCAAgtgactctgcttctctgtcctcgGTCTGCTCATCCACAAAATGGACAAAGTGGGATGTTACCCCCCGGAAAGTGGCGAGCTGCTATAGGAGATGCCTGGTAGGGGGACTAGGCAGCATGCCCAGGGTCCCTGGAGCAGAAGAGTTCACCGGACTAATTAagatactcaaaaaataaaaataaaaaaaagatagatgttTATCCCActgtttattgaattatttttttttattttaaggttttatctatttatttgatataaagagagagcacaagcagggggagtggcagggagagggagaagcaggctcgccactgagcagggagccccatgatgcaggctgggtcccaggatgctgggatcatggcctgagctgaaggctgatgctcaagggactgagccgcccaggcgcccccattGAATCGGTTTAAAACACATGAGAGAAGCCAGAGGAAAGAGTTGGAGGGGTTAACACACCTAGGTCAAGTGATCAAGGATCCCACCACCTGAGTTTTGGGGTATACATGGCTCCCGAGTCCCGTCTCAGCATGGTGTGGCTCTGATGCCCACAGAGGAGGGTGAACCAGTGGCTTTTGAACCCTCGAGGTGCCAGACCCACGTGAGGGCAAATGCTCCTGGCCACACTATAGGTCTGAAAACGTGCTTGGCAGCCACGGCTTTTACCTACATGGCTTGAGCACAGGACTCCGGGAACAGAGCTGGAGTCACCAGCTGGGAGCCCCCTTGCCGACACATGGACACATGGGACTTACTCGTTCCTTTCATCCTTCCCACCTATGTTTAAATCATTCTTAATGcatcctttttgttttaagatttttatttagggggcagcccctgtggctcagtggtttagtgccgccttcagcccagggcatgatcctggagtcccaggatcgagtcccatgtcaggctccctgcagggagcctgcttctccctctgcctgtgtctctgcctctctctctctctctctctctctgcctctctctatatatctctcatgaataaataaataaaatcttttttaagagacacagagagaggcagagggaaaggcaggctccctgcggggagcccaatgtgggactggatcccgggaccccgggaccatgacctgagccacaggcagacactcaaccactgagcacccaggtgtccctcattctTAATATGTCTACCAGGCCCCGTGGGTCACTTCTTAAAAActcattctttgtttcttctgtctGCTCATGTGTGtggctttcttgttttctgtaCGGCAGAAGTgactatcctttttttaaaaatacagcagaCACAAGAGAGCCGTTGAGAGAATTTGATAAGATAACCATGGAAAGTGTTTATACAAAGCCTGGCACAGAGTATGTTTTTAGTACAAGTACATGTTTATTATTAGTAGTATCATCATCCAAGGAaatggagggacagagagaaaagcaaaataggGTCCCTTGGTCCAGGGAAGGGATCAGGTGGAGAGAGATACCACTGTAAGAACAGACATCAGCGAGGGGGGATTCTGGGGAGCTAGAGGGGGAGTGAACagatggctgggggaggggaaggagggggaccCCGGGGAGGAAGGGGTTCTCTATGCTCAGCACCTGGTCCCCAAGTTAATGAGGGGAGGGTCCTGGCCTGCCTCCCAGGAGGGCATGCATTTGCTTAAGGTCCCTCTTCTGCTTGGCATCCCAGGCAATTTGCATACAGATGGTAGCCTGTGCTCTCAGTCTGACCCCTCCTACCTTGGCCAAGGGTCTGGGGGAATGGAAATGGGGGATCCCCCACTTCTGGATCCCCAAGAAGTAAAAGCAAGTTTGGAGTAAACTACCCTTATTTACCAACCTTCTGTGGCTCCCTGTTGCTCTCAAGAGCATGAGCCACACTTCACCGGCCATTTGGGACCTACAGTGTTGCCCCTCACTCACAACCCACTGCTCCCCCCTCACAGATGCCCCTGCCTGATGCCTTCATGACTTTACTATTCCCAGAATGTCCTCCCCCATTGTCACAAAGCTCATCTGTCCTTCCAAGCCTGGACATCTTGAAGGATTCTGAAAAGTTTTCACTCTCCTTTCCCTGCCCTGGGAACTTTACAAGAATCTGTGCCTCTTCTGGACTCTTATAGATTCCATGACTTTGATtgcaaatgaccaaaaaaaaaaaaaaaaaaaagaaaagaaaagaaagaaagaaagaaagaaagaaagaaagaaagaaaaagaaaaaagtgggggtggggggagggagagtaaAAAATTGTGtaagtgaaaaggaaaattattcacTCATATAATTAGGATGACTACTTTCAGGCATAGCTGGATCCAGGAGTTCAAATAGTCTCATTAGAAAGCTCttgtcagggcagcccaggtggctcagaggtttagcattgcctttagcgcagggcctgatcccggagatccaggattgagtccccacgtcagactccctgcatggagcctgcctctctctctctctctctctctctctctctgtgtgtgtgtgtctctcatgaataaataaataaaatcttaaaaaaaaaaaaaaagctctcctCTTCCATTTCACAGCTCTGCTGTCCTCCAAGCACTCTTTTCTCAAGTGTCACCCTCGTGCCAGATTTCCACCCTACCAGCTTAGCAACCCCCATTAAAAGAGTGTATCcctgggtccctggctggctcattcggcacagcatgtgacccttgatctcaaggtgataggttgggtgtagagtttaattaaaaaataaaatcttggggtgcctgggtggctcagtggttgagcatctgcctttggctcaggtcaggatcccaggatcctgggatcttgggatcaagtcccatatcggggtccccatggggagcctacttctccctctgcctgtatctctgcctctctctgtgtgtctctcatgaatagataaatacaatcttaaattaaaaaaaaaaaaaagagtgtatcCCTTTCTTATTTGATCAAGAGGGAGTCTGGAGTCCCAGAGCTAATTCCCATTGGACAGGAATGagtcccacccccatccctgaaccaatcctggtggtggttgggggggatCAAATGCTCTGATTGGCCAGGACAGGGACAGGCTCACTCCCACCATAAGGATTCTCAGTAGGGGATTCTGTGCAGGGAAATTTGGTGGTGGGGTGGGATGAGGGCACtgctggaagaaggaaaagaggttATAGGTTGCCAGGCAGGTAAATACTTGGCACCAACTCCAAAGCACCGTCAGGAAGACTTTGGCCTTGTGCCTGTTCCTCCCGGTGGTTATGGCTCTTCAGTGAAGTGCCTTGGGGCTTGTCGACAAGGAAAGCCGGCTTCTCAGGCATGAGACCCACCCAGGCATTTGTCAACAAACATGGCAGTGCACAGCCACATGCATGTCCCCTTCTTCATGTGAAGGGGGCGTTAAACTCCGGCTTACCCTTCCAGGGCTTCTTTCATGGGCTCCACGAAAAATAGCCAGGGAGGCTGAGCTCACTCACCAACAGGGCCCAGAAAAGAGCAGGTGCTAGGGGGCCTTCCTAGAAGAAATCTCCCTGGGGACTGGGCATTCTGTTGAGGGGAGAaaggggtgtatgtgtgtggcggggaggggaggcgggaggcAACGGTTTTACAAAGCAAATTAGTAGCAAAGCAGCACTGAAACCCAGACACGCTGGCCATCTAGTCTGGCCCCAGGCTGGGGAAAGAACAAAGAGATCACATTTATTATGCACCTATTTGCCCAACTGGGCTAATACCAGGCTTGTGGGAAGCCTGAAAACACATTATCTGGAAGACGTGTAGGGTAGAAAGGGTAAGAGCTCggattgcctgggttcaaatcgcTGCTTGCTACCTTCTGGCTGGGCAGCTTGGGGCAAATGACCCTCAATGTACTTTTCAGCATTGAAAAGGGATCATAATGTCTCCTCCATtgtactcttttttatttttttaaaatattttatttatttgtttgtttatttgacagagagagagcacaagcaggcggtgcagcagagggagagggagaagcagactccctggttgagcagggagcctgatgcggggcttgagcccaggacgacgctgagatggtgacctgagcccaaggcagacatttaagtgactgagccactcaggtgcccctcccccattggATTCCTGTAAGGAATAAACTAAGATACATTGGTCCCAGATTTGCCATTTTGTGACTCTGTTGGGCCAAGTCActccatctctctgagcctcaggtctCTTATAGGGTCCTGGGTGGGTATAAGTATTTGAGATCAATACTTATGGGTATTGATCTCACTATAGGTATTGATCACAAATACTTATAGTGCATTTAAATGTGTACCCggcacacaataaataaatatatttattaatagtaTTATTACCAAGACTTGAAGGCAGGCCAGTAAGAATCCCTACCACCTGAGACCTTGCCCTTTGGGGAGGAAAGCTCAGGTGTGTGGTGAGTGGGAAGGGAGGGCCATGGGGGAGGGCGGTCCTCTGGCTGGGGCGAGACCCCCTCAAGCGTCTGCCGCGGGCTGATCGGCACCCTCGCCCTGGAGGAACTGGAACGGAGGGACTTCAGGCGCTCGGTggcatcccccgccccccccccagccgcccGCTTCCCGCCCTCACCCCAACACACTGGGCGGCCTCACCAGCTCCCCCCGTCAGCCCTAGGAATGTGAAGAggtaggtgggggtggggaggagcaggcgCCGCCGGGGAGAGACAAAGGGGCCGAGTCAGAACTAGAGACACAAAGACGCGAGGAGGCTGGGAAGATAGGAGAAGTGGGACAAGGACAAGGGGAGGGACCGTCGGAGTCCAGAGGCCGGACCCTAGCCCAGCCCGGCAGGGCCCGCGGAGCGCGGGGGCCGGTCTGTGGCGCCCCCTAGCGGGAGGCCGCGGACAAAAGCAGGTGCGGACCAGATGCAGGAGGGGACCCGGGAGGCGGGGAGCGGGAGAAGCACAGAGAACAGAGACATCGacagagacactcagagagacagacacagagtcAAAGGGATGGAAAGAGACGCGAGAACCAAGTGACATCGGGACGGtgggagaaagacaaagagagcaGAAACACAACGCGACACCGAGACGTGAGGACTGAAGGATCCAGAGATAGGGAAATAAAGGGACGAAGAAGATCAGAgatcatgagagagacagagacatctGGGCAGGAACGAGGCAGCGACGCCCCGAGTCcgaggcagagattggaatgagGCAGGATTGGCCGAGAGCATCCAGATGTGACACAGGCCCTGGGCCGGGGGGCGAGAACCAGGAAAGCCTCGTGGCGGGGATCGGGGTGGGGGTAGGTGGTCtcagcctgggggcggggctccaGGAGGGGCGGGCCTAGGGGCCCCCACGTGCCTCACGAAGGTGTGACGACGAGGCCTCAGCTAATGATGAAGGGGCGGGGCTAGAACTTCGCGCGGGGCCGAGACCGGGCGGCACGGAGTTCCTGGGAAGAGGCTGGACCGCGGCTGGgagagcggggggcggggcctcggggggcggggcctcaggGGGCGGAGaccccgggagccccggggagggcgTGGCGGAACGGCGCGGAGCCagccaggggcggggggcggggcgcgggaggCCGCCCGgagggccgaggggcggggctggagcgcCGGGAGAGGCGGAGATAGGATTCTAGGGGAGGGGCGACGTCGAATCCCGGGGAGCGGCAGGTGTAGCaccctgggagggggcgggggcagagcgcggggcggggcgggagtaGAATCTGGGGAGGTCCAGCGAGGAATCTCAGAGGGGGCGGGACAGGCGTGAGCCAGTGGGGCCGAAGCCCAAGGTCGGctccgcgggggggggggagggaaggggtgggtCCTGTGACGTCACCGAGTCCAAGCTGCCGGAGAGAAGCCTGGGGCCGGGGGCGCCGAGCGGGGAGAGCCCGGCCCCGAGAGCAGAGAGCCGCGAGAGTAGAGCGGGCGGGAAGCGGCCGGGAGCCGGAGCCCCTCAGGCACCTGCTCGACTGCCCAGCGATCGGCGCTCACGGAGTGGCCCGCAGGCCCCCGCCCGGGCCCAGTCCCTCCCGGGCCCCCCCCATGGCCCGGGCCGCAGCCCTCCCGCCGTCGAGATCGTCGCCGACGCTGCCGCTCttgccgccgctgctgctgctgctgctgctgctccgggAAACCGGTGAGAAACCGGTTGGGCAGCCGCCCACCCCCCGCGCGgaccccatcccctcccacctTCCGAGCGTCTTCCCGCTCCACTCCCAGTTCACGGGCCCCCTCTCGAGCCCTCTTCCAGGCTGGCCCCTACCGACTCCGACCGGTTTCTCTGCAAGCCTCGCCCCCCATCACCCTCCTTTATTTCAACTCCCCAGCCTACGCCGGACTTctcgccgccccctcccccttcctcagaTTCTAACACCCGAAGGGTTAAATCCCAGTCTCGCGACCCCTCCCCACCTCGCAGCACGCTGTCAGCCGGATCTGGGGTGTAGTCTCCGCTTACCCCCTCAGGCATGTGGGGAATTCCTGCCCGCCCTCCCCCAGCGGGAGGGTCGCGGCGTGGAGGCAGGACCATCCCCATCTTCCTTCTCCCAGCGTTGGGCGTCTCCGGCCTTGCGAGAATTGAGGGCAGGGGGCCAGGTGCCCAGGTCCTCTAGAAGGGGGCCGGGAGCTCGGACTTTGGGTCCCTTGGAGGGCGACCTGGGGAAGGGCCTGACGACTCCAACCCTGGGCCTCGGGGAGCTGAAGGCTCTGACTCTTGGGACCCAGAAAACAaggggctggggcctggctcCTGGGCCCCGGAGAAATTAGGACCTGGGGGGGGCTCTGGCTCCTGTGTCCCAGGCGGAATGAAGGCTAGGGTCCTGGTCAGattggggggcaggcagggctcaAACTTGGTTCCAGATTGTGAGCGGGGGCCTCTGTCTCCTGGGTCCCGGGTAAAGTCGGGGGGCCGGTGGTGAAAGAGGCTCTCTCCGGTGGACGTCGGATTTAATTGTGAGCATTGAAATGTCTCCTGAAATCCAGATATAAATGTGGGCGGGGGCCCCCGTTCCTGGCTACTAGACGTAATCAAGGGCCACAGGCTCTACGTGGAAGCTGGAGCTCGGTTAGGGATGTCCCAGGCGGAAAGAAAGGCCGGGTCCCGCAGGCTGGGACCCTTCCCTTGCCCTGTGAGCCATTGGCTGGGACGTCCCTGGGGAAGTTTACCGGTTTCGCTTTAGCTGAACccgggcgggaggggcgggcgcTCTCCAGGCTCCCGGTTCCGGACTCCCGGGTTTCGGGACCTTA
Protein-coding sequences here:
- the BCAM gene encoding basal cell adhesion molecule, which produces MEPRDGRARARRAPRLLVLALLLGAHPGAQAEVRLSVPSLVEVMKGEPVALNCTPLGTHDHFVLEWFLADRSGVRHRLASAELQGSELQGRVLDSRGRSPPYQLDSRGRLVLTEAQVGDEQNYVCVVRAGAAGTAEATTRLQMFAKPEATEVSPNRGILSVVDDSAQEIATCNSRNGNPAPQITWYRNGQPLEVPLEVNTEGYMTIRTVREASGLQSLTSTLYLRLHKADRDATFHCSVRYHLPTGQHGRLDSRAFHLTLHYPTERVQFWVGSPSTTEGWVREGDSVQLFCRGDGSPSPEYTFFRLQDKQEDVLKTNLEGNLTLEGVQRGQSGTYGCRVEDYDAADDAELSKTLELRVAYLDPLELSTGEELSLHLGNSTAVNCSVQGLPTPALRWTKDSVPLGTGPTLSLSSITFDSAGTYICEASMPTVPLLSRTQSFRLLVQGPPQLRAEETQPKTEGSWMEGEEVRLVCSARGYPEPKLSWNQLGGSPAEPALQGQGWVSSSLTLKVTSALSRDGVSCEASNPHGKKQHVFHFGSVTPQTAQAGVAVMAVAVSVGLLLLVVAAFYCMRRKGRPGCCRRGEKGTPPAGEPELSHSGSERPEQTGLLMGGPSGGARHGSGGFGDEC